One genomic region from Bacteroidia bacterium encodes:
- a CDS encoding DUF1573 domain-containing protein: MYSSLTKIAFLAVFLFVSFLGYGQKKKKEKAPTESSVEAPVTTPAENMELQPKPATETAQSKSPAIVFAQNTYNFGKATQGEVVKYTFKFTNTGKSDLILSNVQASCGCTTPSWSRDPIKPGNSGEIQVAFNTAGKMGPQKKAVTITANTEPAVTMIYIEGEVTAQAVPNNN, from the coding sequence ATGTACTCATCTTTAACTAAAATAGCTTTTCTGGCTGTATTCTTATTTGTTTCGTTTCTCGGTTATGGACAGAAAAAGAAGAAAGAGAAAGCCCCTACCGAGAGTTCGGTAGAAGCACCGGTAACTACTCCGGCTGAAAATATGGAACTCCAGCCCAAACCGGCTACCGAAACCGCCCAATCTAAATCGCCTGCCATTGTTTTTGCACAAAACACCTATAACTTTGGGAAGGCCACACAGGGAGAAGTTGTAAAATACACCTTTAAGTTTACAAACACCGGAAAGTCGGATTTAATTCTATCTAATGTTCAAGCAAGTTGCGGTTGCACAACCCCCAGTTGGAGCAGAGACCCAATTAAACCCGGCAATAGCGGCGAAATTCAAGTAGCATTTAACACCGCAGGAAAAATGGGACCCCAGAAAAAAGCAGTTACTATCACTGCAAACACAGAACCGGCAGTAACCATGATTTACATAGAAGGCGAAGTTACGGCTCAAGCTGTTCCCAACAATAACTAA